gaataacaCTGAGTCTCCTTTCATTGGATATAAATGGTAGGGTAGAGAATgattaaatgaagaaaaaaatgtgGAAGATAAAGAAGCAGAGATGGTATTTCCTGAGAGTGATAATTCTGGTTGTCATGCTTAAGGGACTGACTTGGAAAAGGAACAACTTTCTCACCTCAATGTATTGAAACAGTCGGTGCTTTCGCCTTCTTTTCTTCCTGGTTTCATAGTTCTTAATACTTTTTTCCTCCTATTTCTGGATTTAAGATCTAGCTTTTTCTGGAAAATGTGAATCCCAAGCAAATCCACACTTATTTATCCTGTGAGGATAACGGTAAGCCATAATCACAAAAATCTTCTAATGATACTATATATTTGAAAGTTGGTTACCCTGGTGATCTTTTTGTCTGAATCCGACTAAcgtttatgttttgttattaggACTTGTGTAATAgcgtttaaaaaaaaattcctttagCTCCAAAGCACTTTTTAAAAAAAGACAGTAAtactaaacatttaaattttaaattaaattttttaaaattatttcttaaaaatatttttccaaaccAGCTCTTATTGTGGAATCAAAGggcatttttcttttttaaaaaaaatggttcattattctttctttccttcctttccCAGATTTCATTGTTACCGTTATTCATCCGGTTGAAAAATGTCGTAAAGAAATGCTTTTAAAAATTTGAcagtttttactttaaaaaataaaatttaacagtttttattaaattactgtaataaatgattttgagatgataaaatgtttattttagatACAttgtaacataaaaaatatgtatttaattattatttatattagttaatattataatatatgagatatataaaatttaaattataaaaaatattaaaaataaattattaagttattaatattataatataagtaaCATATggattatatataaactttaattcgttaatatataaaatatataaatttaaattataattaattagaataaaaattataattgactAAAAGGTAAAGTATGATTATTTTCACTTGTTATTATTAATGCCATATCAAGTTATTATTGTGGGTAAACTATACAAATGGTCACTTAATTATGTTAGTGTTCCTGCTTTAGTtacccaattttaatttttttttaatttgggcaTTAACATTTGAATCCATTCCTGTTTTGGTCACCCTCCGTTAAATTAATAATGAGAAGCCTTTTTTTCaactggtataataacaaatttagtcatCAATACTTTCTAATCAAATttattgatagaatttgtaaacgtgaatggttaaatttattgaattatttagaatcaGTATCAAATTGATAAATTGGTTAAAAAAATGCTTCCTGTTATCAATTTAACCGTAGGTGACCAAAACAGGAACACATGTTTAGTTGAGTGACATAATTTATGGTAACTAATTGTCAATATTGCagtatatgaaatataaattttaaatctttatttaaatttaatataagttatttgtaaagtttaatttgaatatataaattatatttatattttatagttaatataaatgaagtgtgaatttataatttatcagtttttgaaaagttaaaaattagaatttttaattttttgagtttACTTAAAAAGTGAAAAGCTGGTGTATTACCTATTTACTATTTCTTTGAAAAACACTTGAAATTCAACACTTATCACAGCCTAAACCCATTTTGGTAGTGCTAAATTTATAGGTTTTTAGttgtaatttattcattttgtagGCCACGGTGATCCTATTTATGGAGACAGAAGCAGGATAGGCAAAAATTGGatctaacatttaacatttagGCCGTTGCTCTGACATAGCAGGGAAATCCATAGAAATATTTGTTGGATTAATATCATGATTTAGAATTTCCTCACCTGGTTCTCGTGCTAGCGGTCTTCCAGCCCCCCTGAATGATGCTCGAAACACATGTAATGAATTGCAGTTAAAAGGTTATTATATTCCTGGCATTCATCGGTTACAATTTGGTTTCCATAACTTGAAGGTCATCATTAGCTGCTGTGGATCTTAACCAGAAAACGAGGCCTCATCATTAGCATCACGCAAAACTTTGTAATAAGAAAGCAGTCCATCTCTCAAGAAAATGCCAATCTCACTTCATTCACGTTTATGTAAATGGAGCTCCTGTGTGAATAAAATGGCAACAACAGAGGTTTTTGTTAACTGTTATGGTTCTTTAAAGTTGCAATTCCGGCTTAAAAATCTGAAAcccaaagcttttttttttcttgattaacATTCTGATATTTTGGAAGTTTAATATCCATTAAAAGAAAAACACTCCTAGCAATGTCGCAGAATTTTGCAGCTGAGAATAACTCCAGTTTTCCCTGTCTGCTGGTAACAAAGGAACtccgtctttttttttttttaattctgaaatGAACACTACAAAAGGAATAATAGGAAGAAAAGATTTGAACAATGTTTATGCTTCTAAAAACCCAGTCATTCTAAGAACCGAATTTCGAACTTGACACAAATCCCTTCCTTTAAGCGTCCTTCCATTGCCACTACAAACCGAAAACGCCATTTTCCCAGCAACTCTGCTCTCCAATATCACATGCGGTGGCACTAATTCCCCTCCCTCCAATTCATCGGCTTCGCCGCCGTAATCAAAAACAGTACAACAGTGCCGACGGCGGCGCGAAACGTTAACAGGAAGCGAACAGTCTGCCATCTTCTTCTCGGTACTGTTTTTCTCGAACTTACCGGAGTTCAGTCTTTTAGAGAATCCGAAGCACCCATCATCAGCCTCCTCGTAACGGCAGCTACGGAGATCGGAAAATATAACCTCCGACTCTTGGAATTCTTCTACCTCTTCAGCCATGAAGGATATTAGATTAAGATTGTAGTAATCTAGAAATGTAAACGAAGGGAATTAATTTATAGGAGAGGATATCACTCGTACTTAGCACAGCAtcgactttttctttttttaagttgtGGTGTTTGAGAAAAGATGGCGTCATCCAAAAGTCATTTACGCAGTCTcgtttttctctctttctctgtATTAATTGTTAAGACTTGTTGGGACAACAATTGAacgaaattataattttttataattataaatctcttataattacaaaaattgCTGCTTTTTTTTATGAGTTTAGTTGATtaagtataattatattataattttctggtagtataaattataattacataattatataatttatattttttaaaatattaattattataaaaattattagtatgataaaaaaatttaaaacaagtaacaaaaactaaaatcaaatcatttatgtattatgttagttcaacgattactaataaaaataataaaaaaataaacatcatatacaattttatctaattgttttaatattccataTTTGTAAGGTTATTtcctatttaatatttaacataagtTCTTTTTCGTCAAATGTTAGTCTTTTACTGAGTTTATCATCATCTGAATCTGAATATATATCATTAAGATTATCAATATCTTTTTCTTCATATACTCTTTGAAGTATGTATCATTCCAAATTCACCTATGAATGAAGCTATAATGTACACAACATGTTAGTGTGATGGGTTGTGGATCAAAGCCCATGACAAATGCACACATAGCGTTCTATGAAGATGTGAATTAACCGGATTCGTAGAACATATAGAAGCCTTAGAAAACTTCCTTTTGTGAATTTTTCTTGTTGAGAATAAGGCTAACTTAAAGGGATTTGAAACTAAAGAATCGCCTAACATCGTGCGGCTTGCGATACTAAAATTCTAGCCTCGTAACACTAGTACGATCTAACCTTTTTTTATGCTATACAAATGTGACATTCTTAATATAGGAAATATTCTTTAGAACAACAAATGTTCTCTCAACCCTATTTTTAACCCTTGAATGTCTAAAATTAATGAGCTTGCAAGCCATCTATAATGCTTGTGATTAGCTCTAATCTCTTAAATAGTATCATATACTACGATATGGTACAAGAAAACATTTTCTACTTGCATAATCAATATCTACCATATAATATTTGAGTTTAcagtataaataatatgtatcTTTAATCATAAAagcttatatttatttattttgaagagagaattatgctaaattttgtaatatatagCATGAACACAtaaaaaagtaatatatatacCCTTTCTATAATATGTAAACTAAGTTCAAAATAATATAAGATCTATAATAAATATACCCTTTGTAAAAAGAAGtttttatacttataaataatatatattttttgtcttaattttagaaagttattttttacaaataagttatgataaaaactatatctttttactaataagcatattatttttataaaatatagcattcacacataaataaattatgtttaaatttatttgccataacttattataaataaataattacaatACTTTTAACTGTAAATTATTTTGCATGACAAACTTTTAGTtcataacttttttaaaaaataggatttaaataatataaatttttgttattactttataaaatacatataaattatttttataatataattttttaagattttataatataataatcttTGGCTATAATCATCACAAACACTCATACatgttcatgcttataatataaaaaattataatttaaacttgtataaaaatatttttttaaaactgaaTTTAGATGTAATTATCTGTGTAATTACTCAAATTCTCACCCCTAAGATTTGAAAAGTGTAATTTGAGTGCTCCAATTACACCAAATTAAATGGAACCTACAAATTCCAACGGTTACTTAAACATGCCACTGCTGTGTAATTAATTACAAGTAATTACACCAAAATTCGATTATTAGGCGACTTTCAAACACTACcttgataaaatttaattatttaattcattttttaaatatcataaaaaagtcataaaaatgaaaaaacattaaaaaaatctaaaattttataaattcataatttattttataaaattataaattttttttaaaatttataattatgcgaaaattttctaagaattggggaagaaaaacataaaacagctaaattaaaaaaaaaaaaactcttaaatCATAATCTAGAAAGAATCTAGATAAAATGGTGTCTAGATTTACCTAATCTAAAATGAGTACGGATATGTATTTGCCTAGATTCAATCTAttgtatttaataaatttataattttttataattttaattttttttaaagaactaatgtttacagaaaaaaaattagatattttCAGTTTTAGTTTTTTGGaactttctaatatttttagaattttt
The sequence above is drawn from the Gossypium hirsutum isolate 1008001.06 chromosome A05, Gossypium_hirsutum_v2.1, whole genome shotgun sequence genome and encodes:
- the LOC107952521 gene encoding uncharacterized protein; protein product: MAEEVEEFQESEVIFSDLRSCRYEEADDGCFGFSKRLNSGKFEKNSTEKKMADCSLPVNVSRRRRHCCTVFDYGGEADELEGGELVPPHVILESRVAGKMAFSVCSGNGRTLKGRDLCQVRNSVLRMTGFLEA